The genomic region TACTCGAAGATCTCCTCCGTGCGGCGCCGAGGCGCCAGGAAGGCCGCTTCGGACTCGGTGTAGACGAGCCCCTTGGCGATCCGGGCCAGGACTTCGTCCTCATGCGCGTCCGTCACTGCGGATCGTTCCTTTCGTCCAGTTTCGTCGGGTCCGGGCTCTACCGCAGCCGTGCGACGCGGCCCTTCTCGCCCGACGCCCAGCAGCCGCCGTCCGGGGCGCAGTCGACCGTGTCGTACGAACCGGTGTCCACGGTCCGCCAGGTCCGCCCGCCGTCCCGGGTGACATCGGTGCCCGTCGGCCCCACGGCGAGTGCCGCTCCCCGGCCGTGCGGCAGCCACGCGACGCCGGACCGGTAGGCGGGCGGCGGCGTGGCCGCGCTCCGCCAGCTCCGGCCGGCGTCCCCGGTGACGGACGCGGCGTCCGGCGACGCCTGCTCCGCGCGGTAGTCGCCGCCGACCGCGATGCCGTGCGTACGGTCCCGGAAGGCGAGGCCGAACACGCCTCGCGCGGGGTCGCCCGCCGGGATCCGCGCCCCGGCTTCGGTCCAGGTCAGGCCGCGGTCGGCGGAGTGCAGCACCCGGGCGGACGCCGCGCCGCCGGTGGCGAGCCAGACGTCCTTGCGCCCCGAGCTGACGAGGCACTGGCCGCTCGCCGCGAATCCGGCCTCGCCGGGCTGCGCCGCCGGCATCCCGGCATCCGGCAGCACCCGCCAGTTCCGACCGCCGTCCGAGGTCGACAGGATGCGGAACTTCCCGTCCACCGGGTCGCTCATCGCGAGACCGTGACGGCTGTCGAAGAAGGTCAGACAGTCGTAGAAGGCGCGGGCGTCGGTGTTGCGGAAGGACTCGGTCCAGGTCGCGCCCCCGTCCTCGGTGCGGAAGACACGGGACGCCTCGCCCTCCCCGATGGCCAGGGCCACCGCCCGCCGCCGGTCGAAGGCCTCGATGTCCCTGAACTCCAGTCCGGCGGCGCCGTCCGGCGAGACGTCGCGCCACCGGCGCCCCCCGTCCGTGGTCCGCAGCACCGTGCCCCCGGAGCCCGCGACCCAGGCTGCGTCGCGGCCCACGGCGGCGAGGCCGCGGAAGCGCGCGTCCGTACCCGTCGCGGTGAGCTGCCATTCCGGCTTCCGGTCCTGGTGCCCGGCCGGCGTGGCGTGCGCCGGAGGCGCGGCCAGCGCGGCGGTCACCGCCGCCCCGCACAGGAGCGGTGCGATCAGCCGTCTCGTCTTCCCCATGGCCCTCATGGCGCTGGAAGCTAACCCACCGTTGGGCGCGCGTCCAGGGTGCGCCGCCCCGAACGGGGCAGTTGATCGGAGGGAGACGTGGCGGTGACGCAGCTCACGCTGCCACCCGGTGCACGGATGGAGGCGTTCCGTCGTCTACTCCAATGCCGGGAACCGTTCGTCCGAGGCGAGAGGGAGCAGGTCTTGTCCAGCGTTATCGAGCAGTCCGTGCAGGCCCGTATGGTCGCGTCCGCACCGCGTATGGAGACCCTGCCCGCCACACTGCACTACGACCGCACGGACCCCTTCGCCGTCCGCATGGCGTTCCCTGCACCCGCGACCCTCGAAGGCACCGAGGTGTCCTGGGAGTTCGCGCGTGAGCTGCTCGCCACCGGCATGGACGCGCCGGCCGGCCTCGGGGACGTCCGGGTCCGGCCGTTCGGGTACGACCGTACGGTGCTGGAGTTCCACGCGGTCGAGGGCATCGCCATGGTCCACGTCCGGACGTCCGAGCTGCGGCGCTTCCTGAAGCGGGCCCAGGAGCTGGTTCCCGAGGGGGACGAGTACCGCTTCATGGACCTGGACGGCGATCTGAGCGATCTCCTGGGCGGGTCCGCCTGAGACGACGGCCCGCCGCCCTGAAGGGCTACCGGAATTCGGTTGCGTGGCCACGGGCCGGCTCGTAGCGTCGTCGATGTCCCTGTCGTCGTCGGATCGGAGAAGGACGTTGCTCCACATCTGAGGTGTCCGCGTACCGCGCCGCGTGCCCTGCCGCACGCGTGCCCTGCGTGACCCCAGTGTCCGAGCCGTTCTCCGTGATTCCTCGACGCCGCCAGGAGGCCCTTGTGCCTGCATCCACCACGCATATTCACTGCACCTCACTCTCGTTCGCCTGGCCCGACGGGAGCGAGGTCTTCGACGACTTCCGACTGGCCGTGGGCCCCGGCCGGACCGGGCTGATCGGTCTCAACGGCTGCGGCAAGTCCACCCTGTTGCGGCTGATCGCCGGTGAACTCACGCCGACGGCCGGGCACATCGGCACTTCCGGCGACATCGGCCACCTCCCCCAGGACCTCGTCCTGGACGTCGCCCTGCGGGTGGACGAGGTCCTGGGTGTCGCCACGACGCGGGCTGCACTCCACGCCATCGAGGCGGGAGATGCCCGGGAGGAGCACTTCGCCGTCGTCGGGGACGACTGGGACGTCGAGGAGCGCGCCCGGGCCGTGCTCGACCAGCTGGGCCTGTCCGCCATCGGTCTCGACCGGACCGTCGGCGAGCTGTCCGGCGGCGAGTGCGTGCTGCTGCGCCTGGCCGCCCTGCTGCTGGCACGCCCTGCCGTCCTGCTGCTGGACGAACCGACCAACAACCTCGATCTCCACGCCCGCGGGCGGCTGTACGACGCGGTCGACGCCTGGACCGGTGTGCTGGTCGTGGTCAGTCACGACCGGGAACTGCTGGAGCGGATGGACCGGATCGCGGATCTCCGCGACGGCACGGTCACCTGGCACGGCGGCAACCTGTCGGCGTACGAACAGGCGCTGGCCGTAAAGCAGGAGGCGGCCGAGCGGATGGCGCGGGTCGCGGAGGCCGACGTACGGCGACAGAAGCGCGAACTCGCCGACGCCCACGTCAAGCTGGCCCGGCGCAAGCGGTACGGGCAGAAGATGTGGGACACCAAACGCGAGCCGAAGGCCGTGATGGGCCAGCGCAGGCAGACCGCCCAGGAGTCGGCCGGGAAGCACCGCATCATGCACACGGAACGGCTGGCGGACGCGGAGGAGCGCCTCGACGAGGCGGTCGAGGCGGTACGGGACGACGAGGCGATCCGGATCGAGCTGCCGCACACCACGGTGCATCCGGGCAGCGACGTACTGCTGCTGCGCGATCTCGAACTCGCCTACGGGGCGCGGGTGCCGGGCGAGTGGGAGCTCCGCGGTCCGGAGCGGATCGCGCTGATCGGCCGCAACGGGGCGGGGAAGACGACACTGCTGCGCACGATCGCGGGCGAGCTGGACCCGGTGTCGGGTGAGGCCGCCGCCCAGGTGCCCGTGGCCTTCCTGCCGCAGCGTCTCGACGTCCTCGACGACGCGCTGTCGCTGGTGGACAATGTGGGGCGCTTCGCGCCCGGCACCACGGACAACGGCATCCGGGCGCGGCTGGCACACTTCCTCTTCAAGGGTGGCCGCGCGGACCGTCCCGCCGGGACGCTCTCGGGCGGCGAGCGTCTCCGGGCGACGCTGGCGGCCCTGCTGCTGGCCGATCCGGCGCCCCGGCTGCTGATGCTGGACGAACCGACGAACAGCCTCGACCTGTCCGGTGTGCACCGCCTGACGTCGGCGCTGGCGGCGTACCAGGGAGCCCTGATCGTGGCGAGCCACGACATGCCGTTCCTGACGTCGCTGGGAATCACCCGGTGGCTGCTGCTCGACGAGGACGGACTCCGGGACACCGCCCCCGGGCAGCTGCCGGGAATCGGGGGCCAGGGCGCCTGACTTGTCCCCTGAAAGGCGCCCATGAGCTGCATGGATAACAGTACGTGAGCGCGTACCGCGAGGACCGGGCTTGGCCGCGGCCTTACTGCCGCCTTAACCTACGGTCACGTAACCTACGAAGCCGTAGGTAATTCTCCCGTCCCCAGGAGCCCCCGTGACAATCACCTCTCCCCACACAGGCAGTTCGAAGGCGTGGACCGACGCCCAGCTGCTGTACGCGCTGGAGGAGGTGGTGGAGAAGGAACTCAACCGCCATCTCAAGGTCGCCAAGGACTGGATGCCCCACGAGTACGTGCCGTTCTCCGACGGCCGCAACTTCCCCGGCCTCTTCGAGGACGGGGAGGCGTGGGAGACCGGCCAGTCCAAGGTCACCGACATCGGACGTATCGCCCTCGTCGTGAACCTGCTGACCGAGGACAACCTCCCCAGCTACCACCACGAGATCGCCTCCCTCTTCGGCCGCGACGGCGCCTGGGGCACCTGGGTGCACCGCTGGACCGCGGAGGAGGGCAGGCACGGCATCGTGATGCGCGACTACCTGCTCACCTCGCGCGCCGTGGACCCGGACAAGCTGGAACAGTTCCGCATGGCGCACATGGCGGAGGGCTTCGAGTCCGACAACCGCCACTCCATGCTGCACTCCGTGGCGTACGTGGCGTTCCAGGAGCTCGCGACCCGCGTCTCGCACCGCAACACCGGCCACCAGTCGGGCGACCCCGTCTGCGACCGGATGCTGGCGCGGATCGCGACCGACGAGAACCTGCACATGGTCTTCTACCGCAACCTCCTCGGCGCGGCCTTCGAACTCGCCCCGGACCTCACGATGCAGTCCGTGCGCGACGTCGTCGTCAACTTCCGGATGCCCGGACACGGCATGCCCGGCTTCGAGCGGGCCGCCGCGCAGATGGCGATCGGCGAGATCTACAACATGCGGATCCACCACGACGACGTGATCCAGCCCGTCCTTCGCTACCTGAAGGTCCTCGACATCGACGGCCTGGGCCCGGAGGGCCTCAAGGCGCAGGAGGAGCTCGGGCTGTACATGAACGGCCTGGACAGCGAGGCCGCGAAGTTCGACGAGAAGCTGGCGACCCGCAAGGCCCGCATGGCAGCCCGGGCCGCACAGGGCTGATCCGCCCGGCGGGTCGGGCTCCGCTCCCCGACCCGCCGGACAGCGGCGGCGCATGCGTCACGCGTGCGCCGCCGCCGCGCGTTCACACCGCCCCCACAGCGCTTCCAGGCTGTCCCCCACAGCTTCACGGAACGTACTCTGTGACGGGTGAAACCAGTGACGCGTCTTGTTCTTTTCGGCGCACCGATCGCCATCGCCGCTTCGATCCTGTTCAGCGGTGGCGACTCGGAGCCGCCCACCGTCGTCCGGCAGGCGCCCGAGAAGACCGGCACGGCGGCTCCGGCCGCGGCCGAGCAGGCCGACGAGCACGCGGACGAGATCGACGCACTGCCGCCCGGCCTCGCCGCCCCGGCGATGAAGGAGACCGCGTCCCGGCTGGTGGCCAGCGCGGAGGCCTCCACCCTGGACTGGCGGAGCCAGTACGGGGCGATCGAGGACGTCGGCGACGGCAACGGCTACACCGCGGGCATCATCGGCTTCTGCTCCGGCACGAATGACATGCTGCAACTGGTCGAGGCGTACACCGAGGAGCAACCGGACAATCCGCTGGCCACGTACCTCCCCGCCCTCCGCGCTGTGGACGGCACCGATTCGCACGAGGGACTGGACCCGGGCTTCACCGACGCCTGGCACAGGGCCGCGGAGGACCCGGCGTTCCGGAAGGCCCA from Streptomyces sp. QL37 harbors:
- a CDS encoding ATP-binding cassette domain-containing protein, which gives rise to MPASTTHIHCTSLSFAWPDGSEVFDDFRLAVGPGRTGLIGLNGCGKSTLLRLIAGELTPTAGHIGTSGDIGHLPQDLVLDVALRVDEVLGVATTRAALHAIEAGDAREEHFAVVGDDWDVEERARAVLDQLGLSAIGLDRTVGELSGGECVLLRLAALLLARPAVLLLDEPTNNLDLHARGRLYDAVDAWTGVLVVVSHDRELLERMDRIADLRDGTVTWHGGNLSAYEQALAVKQEAAERMARVAEADVRRQKRELADAHVKLARRKRYGQKMWDTKREPKAVMGQRRQTAQESAGKHRIMHTERLADAEERLDEAVEAVRDDEAIRIELPHTTVHPGSDVLLLRDLELAYGARVPGEWELRGPERIALIGRNGAGKTTLLRTIAGELDPVSGEAAAQVPVAFLPQRLDVLDDALSLVDNVGRFAPGTTDNGIRARLAHFLFKGGRADRPAGTLSGGERLRATLAALLLADPAPRLLMLDEPTNSLDLSGVHRLTSALAAYQGALIVASHDMPFLTSLGITRWLLLDEDGLRDTAPGQLPGIGGQGA
- a CDS encoding acyl-ACP desaturase; the protein is MTITSPHTGSSKAWTDAQLLYALEEVVEKELNRHLKVAKDWMPHEYVPFSDGRNFPGLFEDGEAWETGQSKVTDIGRIALVVNLLTEDNLPSYHHEIASLFGRDGAWGTWVHRWTAEEGRHGIVMRDYLLTSRAVDPDKLEQFRMAHMAEGFESDNRHSMLHSVAYVAFQELATRVSHRNTGHQSGDPVCDRMLARIATDENLHMVFYRNLLGAAFELAPDLTMQSVRDVVVNFRMPGHGMPGFERAAAQMAIGEIYNMRIHHDDVIQPVLRYLKVLDIDGLGPEGLKAQEELGLYMNGLDSEAAKFDEKLATRKARMAARAAQG
- a CDS encoding SsgA family sporulation/cell division regulator, which produces MSSVIEQSVQARMVASAPRMETLPATLHYDRTDPFAVRMAFPAPATLEGTEVSWEFARELLATGMDAPAGLGDVRVRPFGYDRTVLEFHAVEGIAMVHVRTSELRRFLKRAQELVPEGDEYRFMDLDGDLSDLLGGSA
- a CDS encoding chitosanase; this encodes MTRLVLFGAPIAIAASILFSGGDSEPPTVVRQAPEKTGTAAPAAAEQADEHADEIDALPPGLAAPAMKETASRLVASAEASTLDWRSQYGAIEDVGDGNGYTAGIIGFCSGTNDMLQLVEAYTEEQPDNPLATYLPALRAVDGTDSHEGLDPGFTDAWHRAAEDPAFRKAQDATRDRLYFEPAVRLAKLDGLGTLGQFIYYDAMVLHGPGVEADGFYGIRDATMSSADTAAEGGDETAYLNAFLDESRSAIRARKAQRDTTRIDTAQRVFLREGNLGLEKPLVWQVYGEAFRIP
- a CDS encoding oxidoreductase, whose product is MRAMGKTRRLIAPLLCGAAVTAALAAPPAHATPAGHQDRKPEWQLTATGTDARFRGLAAVGRDAAWVAGSGGTVLRTTDGGRRWRDVSPDGAAGLEFRDIEAFDRRRAVALAIGEGEASRVFRTEDGGATWTESFRNTDARAFYDCLTFFDSRHGLAMSDPVDGKFRILSTSDGGRNWRVLPDAGMPAAQPGEAGFAASGQCLVSSGRKDVWLATGGAASARVLHSADRGLTWTEAGARIPAGDPARGVFGLAFRDRTHGIAVGGDYRAEQASPDAASVTGDAGRSWRSAATPPPAYRSGVAWLPHGRGAALAVGPTGTDVTRDGGRTWRTVDTGSYDTVDCAPDGGCWASGEKGRVARLR